Below is a window of Candidatus Aminicenantes bacterium DNA.
ACCGGGCCTTCAAGAGGGCCCTCTATTGGTCGGCGGGGGCCCACCTGGCGCTTCTGCTGCTGTTCATCGTCAACCCCAGCCTGCCCAAGTCCGGCCCCAAGGGCCAAATTCTTTTCGTCAATCTGGGCTCGATGGGCGGAGGCGGCGGGAACGGCGGCAGCGGCGGCGGAATGCGCGGCCCGGCCGGCGGGGGGGCCACCGAAACCGTGGCCGAGACCCCCTTGCCCAAGCCGCAGCTTCGCGACCTGACCACGGCCCAGAAAGTCCAGGCGGACGCGGGGTCCGAGCTTCGCTACCCGACATCCAAGACCAAGCCGGCCCGTAAAAAGCCGGTCCCCGAGAAGAAAGCCGCTTCGCTCAACCGGCCTGATCCCAACGCCAAGACGGGCAAGACGCCGGCCGACAAAACGGCCGGGACCACGGGAACCTCGACCGGCCGGACCGGCGGGGGCGGCGGGACGGGCCTGACCATCGGCGGCGGCGCCCCCGGCTACGGCGAGGGCGCCGGACTGGGCGGCTACGGCGGCATGATCGGCGAGTCCAACTTCCCCTACCAGTATTACCTCCAGAACATCCAGGACCGCATCTCCGGCCGCTGGCGCGAGTCGCTCGTCGATCCCGGAGTCACGGGCAATTTCCGGACCACGGTCTATTTCCGCATCTTCCGCAACGGCACCATCTCCCGGGTCGAGGTCAAGGAGCCCAGCGGCCTGCGCCCGCTCGACCTGTCGTCCCAGCGGGCCGTCACCGACGCCGCTCCCTTCCCCCCGCTCCCCGACGACTACGACGAGGAGTACCTGGGCATCATTCTCATCTTCGAGTACATTAAATGAAAAAACTCTCTCTTCTCCTGTTCGGACTGATCGCCTTCCTCCTCGCCGCCGCCGGGTCGGCCGCCGCCCAGCAGGAAGTCGTCCTGACCATCCGCGACGGCCAGCCCGCCATCTCCTTCGCCCTGCCGCCCTTTGCCGCCTCCGCGCAGGCCCGGGCTGCAGCCGACGAGATCCACGGCATCCTGGAGGCCGATCTCAAGTACACCCGCGTCTTCGCCCTCCTGCCCAAAAGCTACTACGCCTACATCCAGACCCAAAGCCTGCGGACCATCCGCTTCGAGGACTGGCAGTCCATCAACGCCGCCGTTCTCTTCACCGGCGAGGTCTCGCTGGGGTCCAACGGCGACCTGGTCCTGGAGCGCAACTTCTACGACGTCAAGTCCAAGCGCCAGATCCTGCCGGGCAAGCGCTACCAGGCCAAGCCGGCCGACCTGCGCTTTCTGGCTCACCGCATGGCCGATGAGATCATGAAGTCCTACGGCGAGAAGCCGCTCTTCACCTCCAAGATCGCCTTTGTCAGCGACCGCGACGGCAACGACGAGCTGTACATGATGGACTACGACGGGGCCAATCAAACCCGGCTGACCTTCAACAAAGTTTTGGACTACTCGCCTGCCTGGGCCTCTGATGCCTCCCGCCTGGCTTATACTTCGTACCAAAATCTGGTTGCCGGGCTCTACATTCTGGATGTCTATGAGGGCAAGAGGACCACAGTCTCGATCCGGGGCGGCAATTTCACGCCGACTTGGTCGCCCGACGGCAAAAAGCTGGCCTTCGGCTCCTCCATGGACGGAAACCAAGAAATCTATGCCGCCGACGTCGAGTCCGGCCCGACCCGGGTCGGCAAGATCAAGCGCCTGACATTCTCGCCGGCCAGCGATATCTCCCCGACCTGGTCGCCCAACGGCCGCGAGATCGCCTTCACCTCGGACCGCGGCGGGACGCCCCAGATCTACCTCATGGACGCCGAAGGCGGCAACATCCGCCGTCTCTCCTTCGGGGCCAATTACCACGATTCGCCTGCCTGGTCGCCCAACGGCGACCAGATCGTCTACGTGGCCCGGGTCGACAATGTCTTCGATCTCTACATCTACAACATCCGGACCCGCGCCATCCAGAAGCTGACCGAGAGCAACGCCCGCAACGAGTCGCCCTCCTGGTCGCCGGACGGCCGCCACGTCGTCTTCACCTCCAACATGAAGGGCGGGACCCAGGTCTGGGCCATCGACGTCGACGGGGCCAATCTGCGCCCGTTGACGGCCAAAGGACAGAATAAGCTGGCTGATTGGAGCAATTAGCCCCTTTTAGCCCCTTTTCGTTGACAGGCCGCCCGAATTCATGTAAATAAGAGGCTGCCCTAACGAACCTATTTGCGGTTTCGGCCGCATGACCACTTAGAGGAGGATCTATGAAACGCGCTCTCATCCTGGCCCTTGTTTGTATCGTCGCCGTCACTTTCGCCACGTCCTGCAAGCCCAAGGTCAAGCCGACCCCCTCCGCGCCGCAGGTTAAGGAACAGCCTAAGGTTGAACAGGTCGCCTCGCAGCCCGCGGTTGCGAAGCCGTCGCTGAGCGAAGAGGAAGTCTTCCTGGCCAAGTCGCTCGACCAGATCAACAAGGAAAAGCCCCTGGCCTTGATCAACTTCGACTACGACAAGTTCGATATCCGGGAAGACGCCAAGTCGACCCTGGAATCCAACGCCGCCTGGCTGAAGAAGTGGAGAAGCGCCAAGATCCTCGTCGAAGGCCATTGCGACGAGCGCGGCACCGAAGACTACAACCTGGCCCTGGGCGAGAAGCGGGCCAAGGCCGCCTATGAATACCTCGTCGGTCTGGGCATCCCGGCCGAACGGATGAAGACGATCTCCTACGGCAAGAGCCAGCCCCTCGACATGGGCAAGGAAGATTCGGCCTTCGCCAAGAACCGCCGCGACCAGTTCCTGATCATCGAAAAATAAGCCGTTAAGGCCATGAAAAAAGCCCTCGGGGCGGCGCTCGTTCTCATCCTGGCCGGCCTGGCGGCCGGTCAGGATCGGGAGAAGAAGACCTACGAGCTTCTCTACGAGGACGTTCAGCTGCTGAAGCAGCAGGTCCAACGCCTGGACAAAAAGCTCGACTCGACCGCCGAGGATCTTCGCCAAATCAAGGACCTGTTCGGGCAGCTGCAGTCCGCCGTCAAGGCCCTGCAGACCGATCAGGCCAAGATCGGGGACGGCGTCCGCGCCGTCCCGACCCAGTACCAGGTCCTGACGGACAAGCTGGGCCAGGTCGAAGCCCTCCTGGGCCGGCTGGTCGATGAAGTCGGCGCTCTCAAATCCCAGCCGGCGGCTTCGACCGATCCCGAGGCCAAGCCCAAGGACGACGCCCCCCCAGGGAAAAAGCCCCGCGACAAGGAACCGGCCGGCAAGGCCGATCCGGACGCCAACAAGCCCGACAATCCGGCCAAGCCGCCGACGGGCAACCTGTCGGCCGTCGAGGTCTTCAACACGGCCCAGGCCGACTACGGCAAGGGCAACTACGATCTGGCCATTGACGGCTTCGCCATGTACCGGGAGTCCTTTCCGGCCAGCCCCCTGGCCGACAACGCCCTGTACATGATCGGCGAGTGCTATTACAGCCAGAAGAAGTACCAGAAGGCCGTCGATGCCCTGGACGACCTGATCATGACCTTTCCGCTGAGCGATAAGATCGAGGCGGCCTACCTCAAGAAAGGCTACGCCTTGGCCGAGCTGAAGAGGAAGGACGAAGCCGTGGGCGTGCTCAAGTACCTGGTGGCCAAGTACCCCATCGCGGAGGAAGCCCGCCAGGCGCAAGAGAAGCTGAAGGAGCTCCTGGAACGACAATGAGAGACGTCAACAGTCTGAACAAGGTCATCCTCGTCGGGCGACTGGGCCAAAAGCCCGAAATCAAAGTCCTGCCC
It encodes the following:
- the bamD gene encoding outer membrane protein assembly factor BamD, coding for MKKALGAALVLILAGLAAGQDREKKTYELLYEDVQLLKQQVQRLDKKLDSTAEDLRQIKDLFGQLQSAVKALQTDQAKIGDGVRAVPTQYQVLTDKLGQVEALLGRLVDEVGALKSQPAASTDPEAKPKDDAPPGKKPRDKEPAGKADPDANKPDNPAKPPTGNLSAVEVFNTAQADYGKGNYDLAIDGFAMYRESFPASPLADNALYMIGECYYSQKKYQKAVDALDDLIMTFPLSDKIEAAYLKKGYALAELKRKDEAVGVLKYLVAKYPIAEEARQAQEKLKELLERQ
- a CDS encoding energy transducer TonB, with translation MSNRAFKRALYWSAGAHLALLLLFIVNPSLPKSGPKGQILFVNLGSMGGGGGNGGSGGGMRGPAGGGATETVAETPLPKPQLRDLTTAQKVQADAGSELRYPTSKTKPARKKPVPEKKAASLNRPDPNAKTGKTPADKTAGTTGTSTGRTGGGGGTGLTIGGGAPGYGEGAGLGGYGGMIGESNFPYQYYLQNIQDRISGRWRESLVDPGVTGNFRTTVYFRIFRNGTISRVEVKEPSGLRPLDLSSQRAVTDAAPFPPLPDDYDEEYLGIILIFEYIK
- the pal gene encoding peptidoglycan-associated lipoprotein Pal; protein product: MKRALILALVCIVAVTFATSCKPKVKPTPSAPQVKEQPKVEQVASQPAVAKPSLSEEEVFLAKSLDQINKEKPLALINFDYDKFDIREDAKSTLESNAAWLKKWRSAKILVEGHCDERGTEDYNLALGEKRAKAAYEYLVGLGIPAERMKTISYGKSQPLDMGKEDSAFAKNRRDQFLIIEK
- the tolB gene encoding Tol-Pal system beta propeller repeat protein TolB, giving the protein MKKLSLLLFGLIAFLLAAAGSAAAQQEVVLTIRDGQPAISFALPPFAASAQARAAADEIHGILEADLKYTRVFALLPKSYYAYIQTQSLRTIRFEDWQSINAAVLFTGEVSLGSNGDLVLERNFYDVKSKRQILPGKRYQAKPADLRFLAHRMADEIMKSYGEKPLFTSKIAFVSDRDGNDELYMMDYDGANQTRLTFNKVLDYSPAWASDASRLAYTSYQNLVAGLYILDVYEGKRTTVSIRGGNFTPTWSPDGKKLAFGSSMDGNQEIYAADVESGPTRVGKIKRLTFSPASDISPTWSPNGREIAFTSDRGGTPQIYLMDAEGGNIRRLSFGANYHDSPAWSPNGDQIVYVARVDNVFDLYIYNIRTRAIQKLTESNARNESPSWSPDGRHVVFTSNMKGGTQVWAIDVDGANLRPLTAKGQNKLADWSN